AGGATTTCTTGAAGCGAGAGGGACAAGGTGGAGGCCGGATGCTTCCGCCATTTCGATGACAGCCGTTTTTCCGCCATCAATTATTCCATAGACCGCTTCCACTTGGTTTGATAGAGGGCCGGTTACCGTTTTTTTAATGAAAACTCCGTTAGAAGAGTGAACCATTGCCTGGACCATCCCTTCTCCGCCGTCTGCAAGAGGGATCTCCGCAACATGCGCTTCCGGCCATCTTTTTTTAAATCCTTTTGAAAAAGCATGTGCTGCTTCAGGTGCGGTCATGCTTTCTTTAAATGAGTCGGGAGCTATAACAATCTTCATCTTCGTTCATCCTCTCTAGAAAAGTTTTAACACTCCAAAAATAAGTGTAGAAATAATCGTAAGTACCAGTCCGATAAGCGTTTCGTATGGAATCAGCTTCAGCCGATCCTTCGTACTCATGAAAACACTTCCTCCTGTTGCATGAAAAAAACTGCCGTGGGGAAGGTGGTCTAGAACTGTAGCTCCAGCGTGGATCATAGCCGCTCCGGCAATTCCTGCCACACCGAGATCCAGGATAGCCGGACCGAAAACGGTGCTCGCAACTGTTGTTCCTGCAGTTGTTGAAGCCGTTGCCATAGACATGAAAATTCCTGATGCTGGTGCAAGAATAAAGGCCGGCAAACCCATTGCGGTTAAACCATCTACCAAAACCCCTTTTAAAGCAGAGTTTGCAATGATACCTGCAAGTGTCCCAGTTCCAATCAGCATAACGGCTACACCGGACATTTTCTCCAGTCCATATGCAGAAAAGGCGGTAATGTTTTTTGAGTTCCGGGTGGCAATAGCTGTTACAATTCCTCCGATTGGCAATGCAAGAATCGGATCTATTTCTATGCCGGCAATTGGCCGCAGCGACAGCAGAATAATTGCTGCAAGCGGGCCGCTTATAGCCGCTGCAAATGATGGAAGGTGTTCCTCGTTTTTTATCTCCAAATCTGACTCCTTTACTTCATCCCCCTTCATTACCAGGCGCTTAGCAAGAACATATGTAACGGCAACACCGAAAAAAGCGGGAATAATGCCGGCGGCCATTACGGACGTTAAAGGTACCTGAAAAGCATCCGCCGCAGCAATGGCATTCGGATTCGGAGACATCAAATTTCCGGCTTTCCCGCCGCCAATCATTGCCAGGAGAATGGCAGTTTTGCTAATGCCTGTACGCTTGGCGACGGCTAGCGCGATAGGAGCCACTGTAATAACAGCGACATCAATAAAGACTCCAGCGGTCGTTAAGATGAGAGTAGCAAGAAGAAGAGCAAGCAATGCCCTTTTTTCACCGATTTTCCTGACAATCGTTTCAGCCATTACCGTTGCAGATCCCGATTTGATCAGTACGCCGGCTAAAACCCCTGCGGCCAATATTCTCAAGATGGCCGGTGTAATATCTTTTGCTCCTGCAATCATCAGCAGAATTGTTTCAGGAAGATTGACTCCTCCTATCAGTCCCCCGATTAAAGCCCCTGCAATCATCCCGTATGCAGGAGGCACTTTCTTTAATATGAGAAAAATTGCAATGATAAGGGAAGCAAGTGCCCCCAGTAAAGATACCTCAATATTCATTTATTCCATCTCCCTTCAATTAAATTGTAAGCGTTTTCTTTAAGGGGATCATTGTACAAGAGAACAAAAAGAGAGTAGCAAAAACACCGCTGGTTGTGCAGGTGCACATTCGGCGGTGTTCTCTTAATTGTTTAGCATGAGAGCTAAGGAAAGTGCCGTTATTCCATTGATGGTCTTAGGGTTGTATCCGGTAACCTCTTCAATTTTCTGAAGCCTGTACCTAAGTGTATTTCTATGTATAAAAAGAGATTCAGAGATTTTGCTGATTTCTCCATCCAGTTCGATATAAGCCTGAATGGTTTCCAGTAAAACTGCATGCTGCTCTGAATTTAACAGAGCGGATTTAATCCTTCTGTACTCATGAACAAGCGCCTGGTCGCCAAAGGTGGAGGAAAGTACAGGCAAAGCGAGCCTGCGGTAATCATACAAGTCCTGATCAGGATAGAGGCTTTCGCCGCAGTATAAAGAAATCCTGGCCAGCCGGAAGGAATCCTGCACTATACCCTCTGCATAATCCCCCAATCCTGCTGTAATAAATCGGTTATTCC
The Metabacillus sp. FJAT-52054 genome window above contains:
- a CDS encoding SLC13 family permease, producing MNIEVSLLGALASLIIAIFLILKKVPPAYGMIAGALIGGLIGGVNLPETILLMIAGAKDITPAILRILAAGVLAGVLIKSGSATVMAETIVRKIGEKRALLALLLATLILTTAGVFIDVAVITVAPIALAVAKRTGISKTAILLAMIGGGKAGNLMSPNPNAIAAADAFQVPLTSVMAAGIIPAFFGVAVTYVLAKRLVMKGDEVKESDLEIKNEEHLPSFAAAISGPLAAIILLSLRPIAGIEIDPILALPIGGIVTAIATRNSKNITAFSAYGLEKMSGVAVMLIGTGTLAGIIANSALKGVLVDGLTAMGLPAFILAPASGIFMSMATASTTAGTTVASTVFGPAILDLGVAGIAGAAMIHAGATVLDHLPHGSFFHATGGSVFMSTKDRLKLIPYETLIGLVLTIISTLIFGVLKLF